The following are encoded in a window of Esox lucius isolate fEsoLuc1 chromosome 14, fEsoLuc1.pri, whole genome shotgun sequence genomic DNA:
- the eps8a gene encoding epidermal growth factor receptor kinase substrate 8a isoform X5, with the protein MLRLYVGRPGMNGYSTPSFPQGGFGSFTSQLNGHNSQSPEPPESNAKSNAKSNAKSKAKSLYGMDGIYFLRTSTKHKKKEQRKNYTKNSINSMTDTSQYHVEHLTTFVLDRKEAMITIEDGIRKLRLLVAKGKVWTQDMLLQVEEKSVSLIDPETKNELENFPIGTIMHCQAVMSSCSYDSILALVCKEAGQVKPDLHLFQCDDIKANLIQADIESAIKDHKGGKVKKRPEALRMILKSDGVIPPPPAAPAPEPPAAPAPEPPATQTQVDVKSRVAAWSAWATDQHDYEKQLQYMDQGHPPDMMAARVDRDVQILNHLLDDIEFFVTKLQKAAEAFNELSKRKKKSKKKGPGEGVLTLRAKPPTQEQFVDCFQKFKYAFNLLGKLKPHIQNPSADDLVHFLFTPLRMVIQTSGGTELAKSVVVPLLTQEAIDFLHAAGTADERHLWVTLGDGWTKCRLEWPKDHYFPPCTLQFRDGWEPPSLPVIPQSREAELSQLTQALTHSEIQRQEELAHRLATEHASVQDFPSSEGYAFNNTAYKRMHLLDQDKAVQAFKEAVSRHVDRNYEAHGGRGQPKLFAKSKYDFVARNNTELSVVKEELVEVLDDRKQWWKVRNGAGASGYVPNNILEVTKAVDVTGRGEPIYSHTIQLMMPKKEFELFKQLLGELNEKQRTDYVPKPMATPVPPAPSPPPAPTPAPTRLPTPPLPPPADPPYPPLSAASRRSSNTSSETGSLPGGVPMRDHPNQKPLLVNRRKSNMEEVQDELMHRLTLGRSANKKFAVPPRSTSLPSVNITYDSSPDEVKAWLELKGFSSVTITSLGVLTGAQLFSLNKEELKTVCPEDGARVFSQVTVQKAALERGSGSELQEIMRRRQEKLSVSACDSGVESFDEGGGH; encoded by the exons AACAACGGAAGAACTACACCAAAAACAGTATCAACAGCATGACAGACACCTCCCAGTATCACGTGGAG CACCTCACCACCTTTGTGCTGGACAGGAAGGAAGCCATGATCACCATCGAGGACGGCATCAGGAAGCTCCGTCTGTTGGTTGCCAAGGGAAAG GTGTGGACCCAGGATATGCTGCTGCAGGTTGAGGAGAAGTCAGTCAGCCTGATTGACCCAGAGACCAAG AATGAGTTGGAGAACTTCCCCATTGGGACCATCATGCACTGTCAGGCTGTCATGTCATCCTGTAGCTATGACTCCATTTTGGCACTGGTGTGTAAGGAGGCAGGCCAGGTCAAACCAGACCTGCATCTGTTCCAGTGTGATGACATCAAG GCCAACCTGATCCAGGCAGATATAGAGAGTGCCATTAAAGATCATAAGGGAGGCAAGGTGAAGAAGAGGCCAGAGGCACTACG GATGATTCTGAAGAGTGATGGTGtcatccccccaccccccgctgCTCCAGCCCCTGAACCCCCCGCTGCTCCAGCCCCTGAACCCCCCGCCACCCAGACCCAGGTGGACGTAAAGAGTCGTGTAGCAGCCTGGTCGGCCTGGGCAACGGACCAACATGACT ATGAAAAACAGCTTCAGTACATGGACCAGGGTCACCCTCCTGACATGATGGCTGCCAGAGTGGACCGAgatgtg CAAATCCTGAACCACCTTCTGGACGACATTGAGTTTTTCGTGACCAAATTGCAGAAAGCAGCTGAGGCGTTCAATGAGCTCTccaagaggaagaaaaagagcaAAAAGAAGGGACCCGGAG AGGGAGTACTGACACTGAGAGCAAAGCCTCCCACTCAAGAGCAGTTTGTTGACTGTTTCCAAAAGTTCAAATATGCCTTCAACCTTCTG GGAAAGTTGAAGCCCCACATCCAGAACCCCAGCGCTGACGATCTTGTCCACTTCCTGTTCACACCCCTCAGAATG GTGATCCAGACATCAGGTGGGACTGAGCTAGCTAAGAGTGTAGTGGTGCCCCTGCTGACCCAAGAGGCCATAGACTTCCTGCACGCTGCTGGGACAGCGGATGAGAGGCACCTGTGGGTGACCCTGGGAGACGGCTGGACCAAGTGCAG gtTAGAGTGGCCTAAGGATCACTACTTCCCTCCTTGTACGCTGCAGTTCCGTGACGGTTGGGAACCGCCCAGTCTGCCGGTTATCCCCCAATCACGTGAGGCTGAGCTAAGTCAGCTGACCCAGGCGCTCACCCACTCTGAGATCCAAAGGCAGGAGGAGTTGGCGCACAGGCTGGCTACTGAG CATGCATCGGTGCAGGACTTCCCATCGTCAGAAGGGTATGCATTCAACAACACAGCCTACAAGCGCATGCACCTCCTGGACCAGGACAAGGCTGTTCAGGCTTTCAAAGAGGCCGTCTCACGACATGTAGACCG GAATTACGAAGCCCATGGCGGACGAGGGCAGCCAAAACTGTTTGCCAAATCCAAGTATGACTTTGTGGCCAGGAACAACACCGAGCTGTCAGTGGTGAAGGAGGAGCTGGTCGAG GTGCTGGATGACAGGAAGCAGTGGTGGAAGGTTCGTAATGGTGCCGGGGCATCTGGGTATGTGCCAAACAACATCCTGGAGGTCACCAAGGCTGTGGACGTCACTGGGCGGGGGGAGCCGATATACAGTCATACCATACAG CTAATGATGCCAAAGAAGGAGTTTGAGTTGTTCAAG CAACTACTGGGAGAATTGAATGAG AAACAGCGGACGGACTACGTCCCTAAACCCATGGCAACTCCCGTGCCCCCAGCCCCTagcccccccccagcccccaccccGGCACCCACCAGGCTCCCCACccctccacttcctcctcccGCCGACCCTCCTTATCCCCCACTGAGCGCCGCGAGCCGTCGGAGCAGCAACACCAGCAGTGAGACAGGCAGCCTCCCAGGAGGTGTCCCCATGAGAGATCACCCCAACCAGAAACCTCTGCTTGTTAACA GGAGGAAGtccaacatggaggaggttcaggaTGAGTTGATGCACCGCCTGACATTGGGTCGCAGTGCCAACAAGAAGTTTGCTGTTCCTCCTCGCAGCACCTCCCTCCCATCCGTCAACATCACATACGACTCCTCACCTGACGAGGTCAAGGCCTGGCTGGAGCTCAAAGGATTCAGCTCTGT GACCATCACTAGTCTAGGTGTTCTGACTGGAGCCCAGCTGTTCTCCCTGAATAAAGAGGAGTTGAAGACTGTGTGTCCAGAAGACGGAGCCAGGGTCTTCAGTCAGGTGACAGTCCAGAAGGCTGCTCTGGAG AGAGGTTCCGGGTCTGAGTTGCAGGAGATCATGAGGAGGCGTCAGGAGAAGCTGTCCGTCTCCGCCTGTGACTCTGGGGTGGAGTCATTTGATGAGGGCGGTGGCCACTGA
- the eps8a gene encoding epidermal growth factor receptor kinase substrate 8a isoform X1, producing MLRLYVGRPGMNGYSTPSFPQGGFGSFTSQLNGHNSQSPEPPESNAKSNAKSNAKSKAKSLYGMDGIYFLRTSTKHKKKAYFRLPSEKWNHRIKQRKNYTKNSINSMTDTSQYHVEHLTTFVLDRKEAMITIEDGIRKLRLLVAKGKVWTQDMLLQVEEKSVSLIDPETKNELENFPIGTIMHCQAVMSSCSYDSILALVCKEAGQVKPDLHLFQCDDIKANLIQADIESAIKDHKGGKVKKRPEALRMILKSDGVIPPPPAAPAPEPPAAPAPEPPATQTQVDVKSRVAAWSAWATDQHDYEKQLQYMDQGHPPDMMAARVDRDVQILNHLLDDIEFFVTKLQKAAEAFNELSKRKKKSKKKGPGEGVLTLRAKPPTQEQFVDCFQKFKYAFNLLGKLKPHIQNPSADDLVHFLFTPLRMVIQTSGGTELAKSVVVPLLTQEAIDFLHAAGTADERHLWVTLGDGWTKCRLEWPKDHYFPPCTLQFRDGWEPPSLPVIPQSREAELSQLTQALTHSEIQRQEELAHRLATEHASVQDFPSSEGYAFNNTAYKRMHLLDQDKAVQAFKEAVSRHVDRNYEAHGGRGQPKLFAKSKYDFVARNNTELSVVKEELVEVLDDRKQWWKVRNGAGASGYVPNNILEVTKAVDVTGRGEPIYSHTIQLMMPKKEFELFKQLLGELNEKQRTDYVPKPMATPVPPAPSPPPAPTPAPTRLPTPPLPPPADPPYPPLSAASRRSSNTSSETGSLPGGVPMRDHPNQKPLLVNRRKSNMEEVQDELMHRLTLGRSANKKFAVPPRSTSLPSVNITYDSSPDEVKAWLELKGFSSVTITSLGVLTGAQLFSLNKEELKTVCPEDGARVFSQVTVQKAALERGSGSELQEIMRRRQEKLSVSACDSGVESFDEGGGH from the exons CTTACTTTAGACTCCCATCAGAGAAATGGAATCACAGAATCA AACAACGGAAGAACTACACCAAAAACAGTATCAACAGCATGACAGACACCTCCCAGTATCACGTGGAG CACCTCACCACCTTTGTGCTGGACAGGAAGGAAGCCATGATCACCATCGAGGACGGCATCAGGAAGCTCCGTCTGTTGGTTGCCAAGGGAAAG GTGTGGACCCAGGATATGCTGCTGCAGGTTGAGGAGAAGTCAGTCAGCCTGATTGACCCAGAGACCAAG AATGAGTTGGAGAACTTCCCCATTGGGACCATCATGCACTGTCAGGCTGTCATGTCATCCTGTAGCTATGACTCCATTTTGGCACTGGTGTGTAAGGAGGCAGGCCAGGTCAAACCAGACCTGCATCTGTTCCAGTGTGATGACATCAAG GCCAACCTGATCCAGGCAGATATAGAGAGTGCCATTAAAGATCATAAGGGAGGCAAGGTGAAGAAGAGGCCAGAGGCACTACG GATGATTCTGAAGAGTGATGGTGtcatccccccaccccccgctgCTCCAGCCCCTGAACCCCCCGCTGCTCCAGCCCCTGAACCCCCCGCCACCCAGACCCAGGTGGACGTAAAGAGTCGTGTAGCAGCCTGGTCGGCCTGGGCAACGGACCAACATGACT ATGAAAAACAGCTTCAGTACATGGACCAGGGTCACCCTCCTGACATGATGGCTGCCAGAGTGGACCGAgatgtg CAAATCCTGAACCACCTTCTGGACGACATTGAGTTTTTCGTGACCAAATTGCAGAAAGCAGCTGAGGCGTTCAATGAGCTCTccaagaggaagaaaaagagcaAAAAGAAGGGACCCGGAG AGGGAGTACTGACACTGAGAGCAAAGCCTCCCACTCAAGAGCAGTTTGTTGACTGTTTCCAAAAGTTCAAATATGCCTTCAACCTTCTG GGAAAGTTGAAGCCCCACATCCAGAACCCCAGCGCTGACGATCTTGTCCACTTCCTGTTCACACCCCTCAGAATG GTGATCCAGACATCAGGTGGGACTGAGCTAGCTAAGAGTGTAGTGGTGCCCCTGCTGACCCAAGAGGCCATAGACTTCCTGCACGCTGCTGGGACAGCGGATGAGAGGCACCTGTGGGTGACCCTGGGAGACGGCTGGACCAAGTGCAG gtTAGAGTGGCCTAAGGATCACTACTTCCCTCCTTGTACGCTGCAGTTCCGTGACGGTTGGGAACCGCCCAGTCTGCCGGTTATCCCCCAATCACGTGAGGCTGAGCTAAGTCAGCTGACCCAGGCGCTCACCCACTCTGAGATCCAAAGGCAGGAGGAGTTGGCGCACAGGCTGGCTACTGAG CATGCATCGGTGCAGGACTTCCCATCGTCAGAAGGGTATGCATTCAACAACACAGCCTACAAGCGCATGCACCTCCTGGACCAGGACAAGGCTGTTCAGGCTTTCAAAGAGGCCGTCTCACGACATGTAGACCG GAATTACGAAGCCCATGGCGGACGAGGGCAGCCAAAACTGTTTGCCAAATCCAAGTATGACTTTGTGGCCAGGAACAACACCGAGCTGTCAGTGGTGAAGGAGGAGCTGGTCGAG GTGCTGGATGACAGGAAGCAGTGGTGGAAGGTTCGTAATGGTGCCGGGGCATCTGGGTATGTGCCAAACAACATCCTGGAGGTCACCAAGGCTGTGGACGTCACTGGGCGGGGGGAGCCGATATACAGTCATACCATACAG CTAATGATGCCAAAGAAGGAGTTTGAGTTGTTCAAG CAACTACTGGGAGAATTGAATGAG AAACAGCGGACGGACTACGTCCCTAAACCCATGGCAACTCCCGTGCCCCCAGCCCCTagcccccccccagcccccaccccGGCACCCACCAGGCTCCCCACccctccacttcctcctcccGCCGACCCTCCTTATCCCCCACTGAGCGCCGCGAGCCGTCGGAGCAGCAACACCAGCAGTGAGACAGGCAGCCTCCCAGGAGGTGTCCCCATGAGAGATCACCCCAACCAGAAACCTCTGCTTGTTAACA GGAGGAAGtccaacatggaggaggttcaggaTGAGTTGATGCACCGCCTGACATTGGGTCGCAGTGCCAACAAGAAGTTTGCTGTTCCTCCTCGCAGCACCTCCCTCCCATCCGTCAACATCACATACGACTCCTCACCTGACGAGGTCAAGGCCTGGCTGGAGCTCAAAGGATTCAGCTCTGT GACCATCACTAGTCTAGGTGTTCTGACTGGAGCCCAGCTGTTCTCCCTGAATAAAGAGGAGTTGAAGACTGTGTGTCCAGAAGACGGAGCCAGGGTCTTCAGTCAGGTGACAGTCCAGAAGGCTGCTCTGGAG AGAGGTTCCGGGTCTGAGTTGCAGGAGATCATGAGGAGGCGTCAGGAGAAGCTGTCCGTCTCCGCCTGTGACTCTGGGGTGGAGTCATTTGATGAGGGCGGTGGCCACTGA
- the eps8a gene encoding epidermal growth factor receptor kinase substrate 8a isoform X2, producing MNGYSTPSFPQGGFGSFTSQLNGHNSQSPEPPESNAKSNAKSNAKSKAKSLYGMDGIYFLRTSTKHKKKAYFRLPSEKWNHRIKQRKNYTKNSINSMTDTSQYHVEHLTTFVLDRKEAMITIEDGIRKLRLLVAKGKVWTQDMLLQVEEKSVSLIDPETKNELENFPIGTIMHCQAVMSSCSYDSILALVCKEAGQVKPDLHLFQCDDIKANLIQADIESAIKDHKGGKVKKRPEALRMILKSDGVIPPPPAAPAPEPPAAPAPEPPATQTQVDVKSRVAAWSAWATDQHDYEKQLQYMDQGHPPDMMAARVDRDVQILNHLLDDIEFFVTKLQKAAEAFNELSKRKKKSKKKGPGEGVLTLRAKPPTQEQFVDCFQKFKYAFNLLGKLKPHIQNPSADDLVHFLFTPLRMVIQTSGGTELAKSVVVPLLTQEAIDFLHAAGTADERHLWVTLGDGWTKCRLEWPKDHYFPPCTLQFRDGWEPPSLPVIPQSREAELSQLTQALTHSEIQRQEELAHRLATEHASVQDFPSSEGYAFNNTAYKRMHLLDQDKAVQAFKEAVSRHVDRNYEAHGGRGQPKLFAKSKYDFVARNNTELSVVKEELVEVLDDRKQWWKVRNGAGASGYVPNNILEVTKAVDVTGRGEPIYSHTIQLMMPKKEFELFKQLLGELNEKQRTDYVPKPMATPVPPAPSPPPAPTPAPTRLPTPPLPPPADPPYPPLSAASRRSSNTSSETGSLPGGVPMRDHPNQKPLLVNRRKSNMEEVQDELMHRLTLGRSANKKFAVPPRSTSLPSVNITYDSSPDEVKAWLELKGFSSVTITSLGVLTGAQLFSLNKEELKTVCPEDGARVFSQVTVQKAALERGSGSELQEIMRRRQEKLSVSACDSGVESFDEGGGH from the exons CTTACTTTAGACTCCCATCAGAGAAATGGAATCACAGAATCA AACAACGGAAGAACTACACCAAAAACAGTATCAACAGCATGACAGACACCTCCCAGTATCACGTGGAG CACCTCACCACCTTTGTGCTGGACAGGAAGGAAGCCATGATCACCATCGAGGACGGCATCAGGAAGCTCCGTCTGTTGGTTGCCAAGGGAAAG GTGTGGACCCAGGATATGCTGCTGCAGGTTGAGGAGAAGTCAGTCAGCCTGATTGACCCAGAGACCAAG AATGAGTTGGAGAACTTCCCCATTGGGACCATCATGCACTGTCAGGCTGTCATGTCATCCTGTAGCTATGACTCCATTTTGGCACTGGTGTGTAAGGAGGCAGGCCAGGTCAAACCAGACCTGCATCTGTTCCAGTGTGATGACATCAAG GCCAACCTGATCCAGGCAGATATAGAGAGTGCCATTAAAGATCATAAGGGAGGCAAGGTGAAGAAGAGGCCAGAGGCACTACG GATGATTCTGAAGAGTGATGGTGtcatccccccaccccccgctgCTCCAGCCCCTGAACCCCCCGCTGCTCCAGCCCCTGAACCCCCCGCCACCCAGACCCAGGTGGACGTAAAGAGTCGTGTAGCAGCCTGGTCGGCCTGGGCAACGGACCAACATGACT ATGAAAAACAGCTTCAGTACATGGACCAGGGTCACCCTCCTGACATGATGGCTGCCAGAGTGGACCGAgatgtg CAAATCCTGAACCACCTTCTGGACGACATTGAGTTTTTCGTGACCAAATTGCAGAAAGCAGCTGAGGCGTTCAATGAGCTCTccaagaggaagaaaaagagcaAAAAGAAGGGACCCGGAG AGGGAGTACTGACACTGAGAGCAAAGCCTCCCACTCAAGAGCAGTTTGTTGACTGTTTCCAAAAGTTCAAATATGCCTTCAACCTTCTG GGAAAGTTGAAGCCCCACATCCAGAACCCCAGCGCTGACGATCTTGTCCACTTCCTGTTCACACCCCTCAGAATG GTGATCCAGACATCAGGTGGGACTGAGCTAGCTAAGAGTGTAGTGGTGCCCCTGCTGACCCAAGAGGCCATAGACTTCCTGCACGCTGCTGGGACAGCGGATGAGAGGCACCTGTGGGTGACCCTGGGAGACGGCTGGACCAAGTGCAG gtTAGAGTGGCCTAAGGATCACTACTTCCCTCCTTGTACGCTGCAGTTCCGTGACGGTTGGGAACCGCCCAGTCTGCCGGTTATCCCCCAATCACGTGAGGCTGAGCTAAGTCAGCTGACCCAGGCGCTCACCCACTCTGAGATCCAAAGGCAGGAGGAGTTGGCGCACAGGCTGGCTACTGAG CATGCATCGGTGCAGGACTTCCCATCGTCAGAAGGGTATGCATTCAACAACACAGCCTACAAGCGCATGCACCTCCTGGACCAGGACAAGGCTGTTCAGGCTTTCAAAGAGGCCGTCTCACGACATGTAGACCG GAATTACGAAGCCCATGGCGGACGAGGGCAGCCAAAACTGTTTGCCAAATCCAAGTATGACTTTGTGGCCAGGAACAACACCGAGCTGTCAGTGGTGAAGGAGGAGCTGGTCGAG GTGCTGGATGACAGGAAGCAGTGGTGGAAGGTTCGTAATGGTGCCGGGGCATCTGGGTATGTGCCAAACAACATCCTGGAGGTCACCAAGGCTGTGGACGTCACTGGGCGGGGGGAGCCGATATACAGTCATACCATACAG CTAATGATGCCAAAGAAGGAGTTTGAGTTGTTCAAG CAACTACTGGGAGAATTGAATGAG AAACAGCGGACGGACTACGTCCCTAAACCCATGGCAACTCCCGTGCCCCCAGCCCCTagcccccccccagcccccaccccGGCACCCACCAGGCTCCCCACccctccacttcctcctcccGCCGACCCTCCTTATCCCCCACTGAGCGCCGCGAGCCGTCGGAGCAGCAACACCAGCAGTGAGACAGGCAGCCTCCCAGGAGGTGTCCCCATGAGAGATCACCCCAACCAGAAACCTCTGCTTGTTAACA GGAGGAAGtccaacatggaggaggttcaggaTGAGTTGATGCACCGCCTGACATTGGGTCGCAGTGCCAACAAGAAGTTTGCTGTTCCTCCTCGCAGCACCTCCCTCCCATCCGTCAACATCACATACGACTCCTCACCTGACGAGGTCAAGGCCTGGCTGGAGCTCAAAGGATTCAGCTCTGT GACCATCACTAGTCTAGGTGTTCTGACTGGAGCCCAGCTGTTCTCCCTGAATAAAGAGGAGTTGAAGACTGTGTGTCCAGAAGACGGAGCCAGGGTCTTCAGTCAGGTGACAGTCCAGAAGGCTGCTCTGGAG AGAGGTTCCGGGTCTGAGTTGCAGGAGATCATGAGGAGGCGTCAGGAGAAGCTGTCCGTCTCCGCCTGTGACTCTGGGGTGGAGTCATTTGATGAGGGCGGTGGCCACTGA
- the eps8a gene encoding epidermal growth factor receptor kinase substrate 8a isoform X6, which yields MLRLYVGRPGMNGYSTPSFPQGGFGSFTSQLNGHNSQSPEPPESNAKSNAKSNAKSKAKSLYEQRKNYTKNSINSMTDTSQYHVEHLTTFVLDRKEAMITIEDGIRKLRLLVAKGKVWTQDMLLQVEEKSVSLIDPETKNELENFPIGTIMHCQAVMSSCSYDSILALVCKEAGQVKPDLHLFQCDDIKANLIQADIESAIKDHKGGKVKKRPEALRMILKSDGVIPPPPAAPAPEPPAAPAPEPPATQTQVDVKSRVAAWSAWATDQHDYEKQLQYMDQGHPPDMMAARVDRDVQILNHLLDDIEFFVTKLQKAAEAFNELSKRKKKSKKKGPGEGVLTLRAKPPTQEQFVDCFQKFKYAFNLLGKLKPHIQNPSADDLVHFLFTPLRMVIQTSGGTELAKSVVVPLLTQEAIDFLHAAGTADERHLWVTLGDGWTKCRLEWPKDHYFPPCTLQFRDGWEPPSLPVIPQSREAELSQLTQALTHSEIQRQEELAHRLATEHASVQDFPSSEGYAFNNTAYKRMHLLDQDKAVQAFKEAVSRHVDRNYEAHGGRGQPKLFAKSKYDFVARNNTELSVVKEELVEVLDDRKQWWKVRNGAGASGYVPNNILEVTKAVDVTGRGEPIYSHTIQLMMPKKEFELFKQLLGELNEKQRTDYVPKPMATPVPPAPSPPPAPTPAPTRLPTPPLPPPADPPYPPLSAASRRSSNTSSETGSLPGGVPMRDHPNQKPLLVNRRKSNMEEVQDELMHRLTLGRSANKKFAVPPRSTSLPSVNITYDSSPDEVKAWLELKGFSSVTITSLGVLTGAQLFSLNKEELKTVCPEDGARVFSQVTVQKAALERGSGSELQEIMRRRQEKLSVSACDSGVESFDEGGGH from the exons AACAACGGAAGAACTACACCAAAAACAGTATCAACAGCATGACAGACACCTCCCAGTATCACGTGGAG CACCTCACCACCTTTGTGCTGGACAGGAAGGAAGCCATGATCACCATCGAGGACGGCATCAGGAAGCTCCGTCTGTTGGTTGCCAAGGGAAAG GTGTGGACCCAGGATATGCTGCTGCAGGTTGAGGAGAAGTCAGTCAGCCTGATTGACCCAGAGACCAAG AATGAGTTGGAGAACTTCCCCATTGGGACCATCATGCACTGTCAGGCTGTCATGTCATCCTGTAGCTATGACTCCATTTTGGCACTGGTGTGTAAGGAGGCAGGCCAGGTCAAACCAGACCTGCATCTGTTCCAGTGTGATGACATCAAG GCCAACCTGATCCAGGCAGATATAGAGAGTGCCATTAAAGATCATAAGGGAGGCAAGGTGAAGAAGAGGCCAGAGGCACTACG GATGATTCTGAAGAGTGATGGTGtcatccccccaccccccgctgCTCCAGCCCCTGAACCCCCCGCTGCTCCAGCCCCTGAACCCCCCGCCACCCAGACCCAGGTGGACGTAAAGAGTCGTGTAGCAGCCTGGTCGGCCTGGGCAACGGACCAACATGACT ATGAAAAACAGCTTCAGTACATGGACCAGGGTCACCCTCCTGACATGATGGCTGCCAGAGTGGACCGAgatgtg CAAATCCTGAACCACCTTCTGGACGACATTGAGTTTTTCGTGACCAAATTGCAGAAAGCAGCTGAGGCGTTCAATGAGCTCTccaagaggaagaaaaagagcaAAAAGAAGGGACCCGGAG AGGGAGTACTGACACTGAGAGCAAAGCCTCCCACTCAAGAGCAGTTTGTTGACTGTTTCCAAAAGTTCAAATATGCCTTCAACCTTCTG GGAAAGTTGAAGCCCCACATCCAGAACCCCAGCGCTGACGATCTTGTCCACTTCCTGTTCACACCCCTCAGAATG GTGATCCAGACATCAGGTGGGACTGAGCTAGCTAAGAGTGTAGTGGTGCCCCTGCTGACCCAAGAGGCCATAGACTTCCTGCACGCTGCTGGGACAGCGGATGAGAGGCACCTGTGGGTGACCCTGGGAGACGGCTGGACCAAGTGCAG gtTAGAGTGGCCTAAGGATCACTACTTCCCTCCTTGTACGCTGCAGTTCCGTGACGGTTGGGAACCGCCCAGTCTGCCGGTTATCCCCCAATCACGTGAGGCTGAGCTAAGTCAGCTGACCCAGGCGCTCACCCACTCTGAGATCCAAAGGCAGGAGGAGTTGGCGCACAGGCTGGCTACTGAG CATGCATCGGTGCAGGACTTCCCATCGTCAGAAGGGTATGCATTCAACAACACAGCCTACAAGCGCATGCACCTCCTGGACCAGGACAAGGCTGTTCAGGCTTTCAAAGAGGCCGTCTCACGACATGTAGACCG GAATTACGAAGCCCATGGCGGACGAGGGCAGCCAAAACTGTTTGCCAAATCCAAGTATGACTTTGTGGCCAGGAACAACACCGAGCTGTCAGTGGTGAAGGAGGAGCTGGTCGAG GTGCTGGATGACAGGAAGCAGTGGTGGAAGGTTCGTAATGGTGCCGGGGCATCTGGGTATGTGCCAAACAACATCCTGGAGGTCACCAAGGCTGTGGACGTCACTGGGCGGGGGGAGCCGATATACAGTCATACCATACAG CTAATGATGCCAAAGAAGGAGTTTGAGTTGTTCAAG CAACTACTGGGAGAATTGAATGAG AAACAGCGGACGGACTACGTCCCTAAACCCATGGCAACTCCCGTGCCCCCAGCCCCTagcccccccccagcccccaccccGGCACCCACCAGGCTCCCCACccctccacttcctcctcccGCCGACCCTCCTTATCCCCCACTGAGCGCCGCGAGCCGTCGGAGCAGCAACACCAGCAGTGAGACAGGCAGCCTCCCAGGAGGTGTCCCCATGAGAGATCACCCCAACCAGAAACCTCTGCTTGTTAACA GGAGGAAGtccaacatggaggaggttcaggaTGAGTTGATGCACCGCCTGACATTGGGTCGCAGTGCCAACAAGAAGTTTGCTGTTCCTCCTCGCAGCACCTCCCTCCCATCCGTCAACATCACATACGACTCCTCACCTGACGAGGTCAAGGCCTGGCTGGAGCTCAAAGGATTCAGCTCTGT GACCATCACTAGTCTAGGTGTTCTGACTGGAGCCCAGCTGTTCTCCCTGAATAAAGAGGAGTTGAAGACTGTGTGTCCAGAAGACGGAGCCAGGGTCTTCAGTCAGGTGACAGTCCAGAAGGCTGCTCTGGAG AGAGGTTCCGGGTCTGAGTTGCAGGAGATCATGAGGAGGCGTCAGGAGAAGCTGTCCGTCTCCGCCTGTGACTCTGGGGTGGAGTCATTTGATGAGGGCGGTGGCCACTGA